One region of uncultured Methanolobus sp. genomic DNA includes:
- a CDS encoding TIGR00296 family protein, translated as MLSDTEGQSAVQLARDAIELYLRTGEMMDGSEIQLPDIFDEIRGVFVTLTKGHDLRGCIGHPYADSSLRHAVTDSALSAALRDPRFPPVRKEELDEITVEVTILTKPELVDAAPKDLPSSIKIGRHGLIVKSGYRQGLLLPQVAPENNFDEIEFLNHTCIKAGLPHDAWVTGAEVYAFEGQIFTETKPYGEITEKDFKEGACSGK; from the coding sequence TTGCTTTCAGATACCGAAGGTCAGTCCGCTGTGCAGCTTGCCAGGGATGCCATTGAATTATATTTGAGAACAGGCGAGATGATGGATGGCTCGGAGATCCAGCTCCCTGATATTTTTGACGAAATACGGGGTGTTTTTGTAACCCTCACTAAAGGTCACGACCTTCGGGGTTGTATAGGTCATCCTTACGCGGATTCTTCATTAAGGCATGCAGTTACGGATTCAGCTCTGTCAGCAGCACTCCGTGACCCAAGATTCCCTCCGGTGAGAAAAGAAGAACTGGATGAGATTACAGTTGAAGTGACCATACTCACAAAACCTGAGCTTGTTGATGCTGCTCCAAAGGACCTGCCATCTTCAATTAAAATAGGAAGACATGGACTTATTGTAAAAAGTGGCTACAGGCAGGGTCTGCTATTACCACAGGTCGCTCCTGAGAATAATTTTGATGAAATCGAGTTCCTGAATCACACATGCATAAAAGCAGGTCTTCCTCATGATGCATGGGTGACAGGTGCTGAAGTCTACGCTTTTGAAGGCCAGATATTTACAGAAACCAAGCCTTATGGTGAAATCACAGAAAAAGATTTCAAAGAAGGGGCATGCTCAGGTAAATAA
- a CDS encoding nucleoside 2-deoxyribosyltransferase: MDGKKQIYLAGPLFSQAERDFNVLLRDKLVEMGFSVFLPQEDGKDTKSGRMEERQKNIFDNDVRGIDGSDIVLAVLDGGSDVDSGTAWEMGYAYAKRIPVLGLKTDFRTFGDEGVVNLMMEMAVEALERDIDSILKVLESYL, encoded by the coding sequence ATGGATGGAAAAAAACAGATATACTTAGCAGGGCCACTATTTTCACAGGCAGAGAGGGATTTTAACGTACTGCTCAGGGACAAACTGGTTGAGATGGGATTCTCTGTTTTCCTGCCACAGGAAGATGGTAAGGATACCAAATCAGGCCGTATGGAGGAAAGGCAGAAAAACATCTTTGATAACGACGTCCGGGGGATTGATGGTTCTGATATTGTACTGGCAGTGCTTGATGGTGGCAGTGACGTGGATTCAGGAACAGCATGGGAAATGGGTTATGCCTATGCAAAAAGAATTCCTGTCCTCGGACTTAAGACCGATTTCAGGACATTCGGTGACGAAGGTGTCGTCAACCTGATGATGGAAATGGCGGTTGAAGCACTTGAAAGAGATATAGATTCCATTCTCAAAGTACTTGAAAGCTACCTTTGA
- a CDS encoding PQQ-dependent sugar dehydrogenase, translating to MSRSFSGLKVWWIVLVFILIIVVLALSANYLGVRPTVTGSEVEGVALPEGFAIDVYADDLGSTLLSLGGPSPGPRMLMIKDGLLFVSIPNKGIIGILPDRNNDNVADELQVFIQDLDYPHGIDYYDGWYYIAEESRVIRVRDDNGDLEADADSLEVLIDNLPTGGHYTRTVKVHDGELYLSIGSSCNVCDESNEMRAAILKSNLNGSNLTVFASGLRNSVGLAFHPVTGQLYATENGRDWLGDNTPPDEVNLIVEGGDYGWPECYGKNIFDTDFNNSEYIGNPCNDSGRIQSLVDLQAHSAPLGLTFYDDDTFPEKYQGDLFVCYHGSWNRQEPTGYKIVNIDMDTLQVNDFATGWLKAATINGRPVDVIVADDGSLFVSDDNAGKIYRIHYEG from the coding sequence ATGTCACGATCATTTTCAGGTCTGAAAGTCTGGTGGATAGTTCTTGTTTTCATATTAATCATTGTAGTTCTTGCCCTGTCTGCCAATTATCTTGGGGTTCGCCCGACAGTTACAGGTTCGGAAGTTGAGGGAGTAGCATTACCCGAAGGTTTTGCTATAGATGTTTATGCTGATGACCTTGGAAGCACCCTGCTCTCTCTAGGTGGTCCGTCACCTGGTCCCCGCATGCTGATGATAAAAGATGGTCTTCTCTTTGTCTCTATTCCGAATAAGGGAATCATAGGCATTTTGCCGGACAGAAATAATGACAATGTTGCCGATGAATTACAGGTTTTCATTCAGGACCTCGATTATCCGCATGGAATTGACTACTATGATGGCTGGTACTACATTGCAGAGGAAAGTCGTGTCATTCGTGTAAGGGATGATAATGGTGATCTTGAGGCCGATGCTGACAGTCTTGAAGTGCTGATAGATAATCTTCCCACAGGCGGTCATTATACAAGGACCGTCAAGGTTCATGATGGTGAACTCTACCTGAGTATAGGTTCTTCGTGCAATGTTTGTGATGAGTCAAATGAAATGAGAGCAGCTATATTAAAAAGCAACCTTAACGGAAGCAACCTCACAGTTTTTGCAAGTGGACTTCGCAATTCTGTCGGTCTGGCATTCCATCCGGTTACCGGGCAGTTGTATGCAACAGAGAACGGAAGAGACTGGCTAGGAGACAACACCCCGCCTGATGAGGTCAACCTGATAGTTGAAGGCGGTGATTACGGATGGCCTGAATGCTATGGTAAGAATATCTTTGACACTGATTTTAACAATAGCGAGTATATTGGAAACCCATGTAATGACAGTGGCAGGATTCAGAGTTTAGTTGATCTTCAGGCCCATTCCGCGCCACTTGGCCTGACATTCTACGATGATGACACGTTCCCTGAAAAATATCAAGGTGACCTTTTCGTTTGCTATCATGGTTCATGGAACCGTCAGGAACCTACCGGATACAAGATAGTCAACATTGATATGGACACTCTCCAGGTCAACGATTTTGCAACTGGGTGGCTTAAGGCTGCAACAATAAACGGCAGACCTGTTGATGTGATAGTTGCAGACGATGGCTCGCTTTTTGTCAGTGATGATAATGCCGGGAAGATATACAGGATACACTATGAGGGTTAA
- a CDS encoding phosphotransacetylase family protein, with protein MASILVSSSEEFSGKSSICMGLGKIFQESALKIGYMKPVGNLLIDVDGSLTDEDSEGIKTLLGIEDPAKYVTPIHLTDSLIDDALKGVEKDLDKRLTDAYSVISKDKDVVFVEGTGCIGGGSMYGLSDPEVASKLGIPMLLVTRFDSINAIDRILCDVRIVGDKANLTGVILNEVPRNMEDRVTEIVVPFLERKEIKVFGVIYEDHTLRSVFISEIVEDLHAEVLVAPDKLDQLVESYLVGAMEVGSAIKYFRRQPNSVVITGGDRADIQMAAIDSRVKCLILTGNMRPSGAVLASAEEAGIPVILVRGDTMNTIERMENLIGHAHIKQQVKLDRVTELLRNHLDITAIAESIGVELNE; from the coding sequence ATGGCTTCAATATTGGTTAGTTCATCAGAAGAGTTCTCTGGTAAGAGCTCTATATGTATGGGTCTGGGGAAAATATTCCAGGAAAGTGCTTTAAAGATCGGTTATATGAAACCGGTAGGTAATCTCCTGATAGATGTGGACGGTTCGCTTACGGATGAAGATTCCGAAGGTATCAAGACTTTATTGGGAATTGAAGATCCTGCAAAATATGTAACACCTATCCACCTGACAGATAGTCTCATAGATGATGCACTGAAAGGTGTTGAAAAAGATCTTGATAAAAGACTTACTGATGCATACTCTGTGATATCAAAGGACAAAGATGTTGTATTCGTGGAAGGTACCGGTTGTATCGGTGGCGGTTCGATGTATGGACTTTCAGACCCTGAAGTTGCATCTAAACTTGGAATTCCAATGCTCCTTGTCACACGCTTTGATTCTATAAATGCAATTGACAGGATACTCTGTGACGTGCGTATTGTTGGTGATAAAGCAAATCTTACAGGTGTAATTCTCAATGAAGTTCCACGCAACATGGAAGACAGGGTTACTGAGATTGTTGTTCCTTTCCTTGAGCGCAAAGAAATAAAGGTGTTCGGTGTCATCTACGAAGACCATACCCTTCGTTCGGTATTCATTTCCGAGATAGTAGAAGACCTGCATGCAGAGGTCCTTGTAGCTCCTGATAAACTGGATCAGCTTGTTGAGAGCTATCTTGTAGGTGCAATGGAAGTCGGCTCTGCAATAAAATACTTCAGACGCCAGCCAAACAGTGTTGTTATCACCGGTGGTGACAGGGCAGATATACAGATGGCTGCAATTGATTCAAGAGTGAAATGTCTCATTCTCACCGGTAACATGCGCCCAAGTGGTGCTGTTCTTGCAAGTGCGGAAGAAGCAGGAATCCCTGTAATTCTTGTACGTGGTGATACCATGAACACTATTGAGAGAATGGAAAACCTCATTGGTCATGCTCATATAAAACAGCAGGTTAAGCTTGACAGGGTCACCGAGCTTTTGAGAAATCATCTGGATATTACTGCAATTGCAGAAAGTATCGGTGTAGAATTAAATGAGTAA
- a CDS encoding carboxymuconolactone decarboxylase family protein: protein MNNQDKIDEIDRKIGFSTMKQAIMEDGAIDSRTKKLLLIASAVAVGCDACFSANKKRAKDAGISDDEINEAIAVASLIKMSSGLNYMLKTVDE, encoded by the coding sequence ATGAATAATCAGGACAAAATTGACGAAATAGACAGGAAGATCGGCTTTTCTACCATGAAACAAGCCATAATGGAAGATGGAGCAATAGACAGCAGAACCAAGAAACTCCTTTTGATTGCAAGTGCTGTTGCCGTTGGTTGTGATGCATGTTTTTCAGCCAATAAAAAACGTGCAAAGGATGCAGGAATTTCAGACGATGAAATCAATGAAGCAATTGCTGTAGCCTCATTGATAAAAATGAGTTCAGGTCTTAACTATATGTTGAAAACGGTCGATGAATAA
- a CDS encoding phosphoglycerate kinase, with protein MLTSRDYLTIDDFDIDGKTILVRVDLNTPMDTEDNILDDMRIKSHIPTIKDLEDAKVVLLAHQSRAGKNDFTTMKPHSQLMSQYLGKEVKYVDDIFGTYARSSIASMKKGDVILLENVRFYSEESIKRPAKEHSATHMVRKLSPLIDIYLNDAFAVSHRSHLSIMGFTETLPTGAGRVMEKEITSLDRGVKGGERPCIFVLGGAKVDDSLTVAENVLSNGGADRVLLTGVVANVMIAASGVDIGSPNLDFIESQGYTDQISRGKEVLAKFNGKIGLPTDVAFNDGGKRVEAHVSELPDGNLPINDIGLETIVSFSDEIKAAKTVVLNGPAGLSEVEPFALGTHEIIKAAVQSEYSIAGGGHISAEVRNLGYEEKFSHLSTGGGACIDYLAGAELPGIEALKAAATRYRLNG; from the coding sequence ATTTTGACTAGCAGGGACTATCTTACTATTGATGATTTTGATATAGACGGTAAAACCATACTTGTGCGGGTGGATCTGAACACCCCAATGGATACTGAAGATAATATTCTCGATGATATGAGAATTAAAAGCCACATACCTACCATAAAAGATCTTGAGGACGCAAAGGTTGTGCTTCTGGCTCACCAGAGCCGTGCAGGTAAAAATGATTTTACAACCATGAAACCGCATTCTCAACTTATGTCCCAGTATCTTGGCAAGGAAGTAAAGTATGTGGACGATATTTTCGGAACATATGCGCGTTCTTCCATTGCCTCCATGAAAAAAGGAGACGTGATCTTACTTGAGAATGTCAGGTTCTATTCTGAAGAAAGCATAAAAAGACCTGCAAAAGAACACTCCGCCACACACATGGTAAGAAAGCTCTCTCCCTTGATTGATATTTACCTTAATGACGCTTTTGCTGTTTCCCACAGAAGTCATCTTTCCATCATGGGCTTTACTGAAACCCTGCCAACTGGTGCCGGACGTGTCATGGAGAAAGAAATTACTTCACTTGACAGGGGTGTGAAAGGTGGCGAGCGTCCGTGTATCTTCGTACTTGGCGGCGCAAAGGTGGATGATTCCCTGACGGTTGCTGAGAATGTGCTCAGTAATGGTGGTGCTGACAGAGTGCTTTTAACAGGTGTTGTTGCAAACGTAATGATTGCAGCATCCGGTGTGGATATTGGTTCCCCAAACCTGGATTTTATAGAATCACAGGGTTACACTGACCAGATCTCAAGAGGAAAAGAGGTCCTTGCAAAATTCAATGGTAAGATCGGACTTCCTACTGATGTTGCTTTTAATGACGGTGGAAAAAGAGTAGAAGCTCATGTGAGTGAATTGCCTGACGGAAACCTCCCGATAAATGATATTGGTCTTGAGACAATTGTTTCTTTTTCTGATGAAATTAAAGCTGCAAAGACTGTGGTTCTTAATGGTCCTGCCGGTCTTTCTGAAGTTGAGCCATTTGCACTTGGAACCCACGAGATTATCAAGGCGGCTGTGCAATCTGAATATTCTATTGCAGGTGGTGGTCACATCTCCGCTGAAGTGAGAAACCTTGGTTACGAAGAAAAATTCTCTCACCTTAGTACCGGTGGCGGTGCATGTATCGATTACCTTGCAGGAGCAGAGTTGCCGGGAATTGAAGCTCTTAAGGCTGCAGCCACTCGATACAGACTTAACGGATAA
- a CDS encoding winged helix-turn-helix domain-containing protein, with translation MSGKDDSTKKQEWLKKLEKEGRLKANPTEDHKIGLQTMQNPTRRKILKMLNNSSLSVVEIGDNLNLNGSMAKFHVEMLENALYVDRVENSEPLRYEISPRGEAFLENVEETE, from the coding sequence ATGAGTGGAAAGGACGACTCAACAAAGAAACAGGAATGGCTCAAGAAGCTGGAAAAAGAAGGAAGATTGAAGGCAAATCCGACTGAGGATCATAAGATAGGGCTTCAGACGATGCAAAACCCCACACGTCGTAAGATCCTCAAAATGCTGAATAATAGTTCGCTTAGCGTTGTGGAGATAGGGGATAATCTGAACCTAAATGGCTCCATGGCAAAGTTTCATGTTGAAATGCTGGAAAATGCACTTTACGTTGACAGAGTAGAGAACAGTGAGCCTCTGAGGTATGAAATATCACCGAGAGGAGAGGCTTTTCTTGAGAATGTGGAGGAGACTGAATAA
- the acs gene encoding acetate--CoA ligase: MGEKSDQSQESEAVFEAPEDFASNANINDPDVYRIAEENPEEFWEKNAENIEWFSKWEKVLEWEPPHSKWFVGGKLNACYNCLDANLKERADKNALIWESEGSEIRKYTYSELLDEVSKFANVLKDLGVKKGDIVTIYLPMIPEVIISMLACARIGAPHSVVFAAFSGESLATRIGNANSRILVTCDGYARRGKVVEQKNKVDEGIRSCGLVDKVIVVKHQENNVQMKEGRDLWWHDVMEGADTSCEPEVMDSEDMLFLMYTSGTTGKPKGIVHTTGGYMVATHTTSKFIFDLKEEDVYWCTADCGWITGHSYIVYGPLANGATLVTYEGAPDYPDKDRYWDIVERHKVTILYTAPTAIRTFMKWGSSWPQMHDISSLRLIGSVGEPINPGAWLWYHENIGLGRCPVVDTWWQTETGMIMISALPGVTETKPGSATLPFPGIKATVLDDNGNEVAPGEAGYLAILNPWPSMVRTVFGNEERFIDTYWSKWDNKTYFAGDGAKKDKDGYFWIIGRVDDVIKVSGHRIGSAEFESIMVSHPSVAEAGVVGKEDELRGEVIYCYVTLRAGVKESENIRKELRTYVERNIGPFARPKQIIFADDLPKTRSGKIMRRVLKAIANEKDPGDLTTLQDPDVVKALKEKTTNLEN, translated from the coding sequence ATGGGAGAAAAATCAGACCAGTCTCAAGAAAGCGAAGCCGTATTTGAAGCGCCTGAAGATTTTGCCTCAAATGCAAATATCAATGACCCTGATGTTTACAGAATAGCCGAAGAAAACCCGGAAGAGTTCTGGGAAAAGAATGCAGAGAACATTGAGTGGTTTAGTAAGTGGGAGAAAGTCCTGGAATGGGAACCTCCACATTCAAAGTGGTTTGTCGGAGGGAAACTCAATGCGTGCTACAATTGTCTTGATGCTAATCTGAAAGAACGTGCTGATAAGAATGCACTTATCTGGGAATCTGAAGGCAGTGAGATTCGTAAATATACATACAGTGAACTGCTTGATGAGGTCTCTAAGTTTGCAAATGTTCTCAAAGACCTTGGGGTCAAAAAAGGAGACATTGTTACAATATATCTCCCAATGATACCTGAAGTCATCATTTCCATGCTGGCATGCGCACGTATAGGCGCGCCACATAGTGTGGTTTTTGCTGCATTTTCAGGAGAATCGCTTGCAACCAGGATCGGAAATGCAAACAGCCGGATTCTTGTAACATGTGACGGGTACGCACGCCGTGGAAAAGTAGTTGAACAAAAGAACAAGGTAGATGAAGGGATTCGCTCCTGCGGACTTGTGGACAAAGTAATAGTTGTCAAACACCAGGAAAACAACGTTCAGATGAAAGAAGGACGGGACCTCTGGTGGCATGATGTTATGGAGGGGGCAGACACTTCATGTGAACCTGAAGTCATGGATTCTGAGGACATGCTCTTTTTGATGTACACCAGTGGTACAACAGGAAAACCAAAAGGAATCGTCCATACCACCGGCGGATACATGGTTGCAACCCATACCACCAGCAAATTCATCTTCGACCTGAAAGAGGAAGATGTATACTGGTGTACCGCAGATTGCGGATGGATCACAGGACACTCATACATCGTTTACGGACCGCTGGCCAACGGTGCCACTCTTGTGACCTACGAAGGTGCTCCTGATTATCCAGATAAAGACAGGTACTGGGACATAGTTGAAAGACATAAGGTAACAATACTTTACACTGCGCCAACAGCCATCAGGACATTCATGAAATGGGGATCATCATGGCCGCAGATGCATGACATATCATCACTCAGGCTTATCGGTTCTGTGGGTGAACCCATAAATCCCGGTGCATGGTTGTGGTATCATGAGAATATCGGGCTTGGGAGGTGTCCGGTTGTCGATACATGGTGGCAGACTGAAACCGGCATGATAATGATATCAGCACTCCCGGGTGTCACAGAAACAAAACCTGGTAGTGCTACTTTGCCATTCCCGGGAATTAAAGCAACGGTTCTTGATGACAACGGAAATGAAGTTGCACCCGGAGAAGCCGGTTATCTTGCAATTCTTAATCCCTGGCCAAGTATGGTGCGTACAGTCTTTGGAAACGAGGAGCGTTTCATTGACACCTACTGGAGCAAATGGGATAATAAGACATATTTCGCAGGTGACGGAGCAAAGAAAGACAAGGATGGCTATTTCTGGATAATAGGCCGTGTGGATGATGTCATAAAGGTTTCAGGGCACCGCATAGGAAGTGCAGAGTTTGAAAGCATTATGGTGTCGCATCCTTCAGTAGCCGAGGCAGGAGTTGTAGGAAAAGAAGACGAACTCAGAGGCGAGGTAATCTACTGCTATGTAACTCTCAGGGCTGGAGTTAAAGAAAGCGAAAATATCAGGAAAGAGCTCAGAACCTATGTCGAAAGGAACATTGGTCCCTTTGCCCGCCCAAAACAGATAATCTTTGCAGACGATCTTCCTAAAACAAGAAGTGGTAAGATTATGAGGAGAGTCCTCAAAGCAATCGCAAATGAAAAAGATCCCGGGGATTTGACAACTCTGCAGGACCCGGATGTTGTAAAGGCGCTAAAAGAAAAAACAACAAATCTGGAAAATTGA
- a CDS encoding flavodoxin family protein has product MKILGISGSPKPGQNNDTLIKEMLKIASERGFETDAVFLSESKVAPCTACGVCAKGEKCVIDDDMQPVYDKLVEADAIVVSSPVYFGTMTAQLKALCDRSVVHRRQGFKLSNKLGAAMAIGGSRNGGQEKTIQTIHEWMHIHGMIIVGDGGHFGGILQKPAAEDEEGMKTAVDTINKVCDVLEMMKK; this is encoded by the coding sequence ATGAAGATACTCGGTATATCAGGAAGTCCTAAGCCAGGCCAGAATAATGACACATTAATCAAAGAAATGCTGAAAATCGCATCTGAAAGAGGTTTTGAAACTGACGCTGTGTTCCTGTCCGAATCAAAAGTAGCCCCATGTACTGCTTGCGGAGTTTGCGCAAAAGGAGAAAAATGCGTAATTGATGATGACATGCAGCCGGTCTATGATAAACTTGTAGAAGCAGATGCAATTGTAGTTTCATCCCCGGTCTACTTCGGAACCATGACAGCACAGCTTAAAGCACTCTGTGACAGGAGTGTAGTCCACAGAAGACAGGGATTCAAGCTTAGCAACAAACTTGGTGCAGCAATGGCAATCGGCGGTTCAAGAAATGGTGGCCAGGAAAAAACAATCCAGACAATCCACGAGTGGATGCACATCCACGGAATGATAATTGTCGGTGATGGGGGACACTTTGGTGGAATTCTCCAGAAACCTGCTGCTGAAGATGAAGAAGGAATGAAAACAGCAGTTGACACAATTAACAAAGTCTGCGATGTTCTTGAAATGATGAAGAAATGA